A genomic segment from Peribacillus sp. ACCC06369 encodes:
- a CDS encoding iron ABC transporter permease produces MIITIIIGTCSGYSNLSFGRLIPTLFGQGTFKEEFILFSVRLPRIIITLLAGMALALSGAILQGITRNDLADPGIIGINSGAGVAIAAFFLFFPIDAGSFVYMIPLVAFIGALLTACLIYILSFKRRVGLEPVRLVLIGVGFSMALSGLMIVLISSAERAKVDFIAKWLAGNIWGTDWPFIWAVLPWLIVLIPFTLYKANRLNLLGLSEPVAIGVGVSIEKERIVLLITAVALAAAAVSVTGGIAFIGLMAPHIAKSLVGPRNQLFIPVAILIGGWLLLLADTIGRNIIEPEGIPAGIMVALIGAPYFMYLLLKK; encoded by the coding sequence ATTATCATTACGATCATTATTGGGACGTGTTCGGGATATTCGAATCTTTCTTTTGGGCGACTGATTCCTACGCTTTTCGGGCAAGGGACGTTTAAAGAGGAATTCATATTATTTTCCGTCCGATTACCAAGAATCATCATTACCCTTTTAGCAGGTATGGCCCTTGCACTGTCGGGAGCCATTCTACAGGGAATCACACGCAATGATTTAGCCGATCCCGGAATCATCGGAATCAACTCAGGAGCTGGTGTAGCCATTGCCGCTTTCTTTCTGTTTTTCCCGATTGACGCAGGTTCATTTGTTTATATGATTCCACTTGTCGCTTTTATCGGCGCGTTACTGACGGCCTGTTTAATATATATACTCTCATTTAAAAGAAGGGTCGGTCTTGAACCAGTTCGGTTAGTGCTGATCGGGGTTGGTTTTTCAATGGCGCTTTCAGGCCTGATGATTGTCCTCATTTCATCGGCAGAACGGGCAAAAGTCGATTTCATCGCAAAATGGTTGGCGGGGAATATTTGGGGCACGGATTGGCCCTTCATTTGGGCGGTTCTACCATGGTTAATCGTCCTTATCCCATTCACTTTATATAAAGCAAATCGGTTGAATCTGCTTGGTTTAAGTGAACCGGTCGCAATTGGAGTGGGTGTATCGATTGAAAAGGAACGGATCGTATTGCTAATAACTGCTGTCGCACTGGCCGCAGCTGCCGTTTCCGTTACAGGCGGAATTGCATTCATTGGACTCATGGCTCCGCATATAGCAAAATCATTGGTAGGACCTCGAAATCAATTATTCATTCCAGTTGCCATTTTAATCGGTGGATGGCTATTGTTGCTTGCCGATACGATAGGCCGTAATATAATTGAACCCGAAGGGATTCCTGCAGGTATCATGGTTGCATTGATCGGTGCTCCTTATTTCATGTATTTATTGCTGAAAAAATAA
- a CDS encoding phenylalanine--tRNA ligase beta subunit-related protein, producing the protein MEITISANLSSKIPEFKVGIITYENIEVGPSPQMVKGRLHLFQEALFFDLEEKELTDFSGIKEWREIFKTTGTNPSRYRPSVEALYRRVKKQNYLTPIHSAIDLNNFFSLLYEVPIGIYDADKLAGDISIKIGEGTDGYDGLNGRLNSMENMITSADHDGAFGSPYVDSERTKVTEETKRAIQIIYLQPKTPITEAHQLTKSLMDMFLEIHGGEGTYSIVEG; encoded by the coding sequence TTGGAAATTACCATATCGGCTAATCTTAGCAGCAAAATCCCTGAATTCAAAGTTGGGATCATTACATATGAAAACATCGAAGTAGGTCCCTCCCCGCAAATGGTGAAAGGAAGACTTCATTTATTTCAGGAGGCTCTTTTTTTCGACCTTGAAGAAAAGGAGTTGACCGACTTTTCCGGCATTAAAGAGTGGCGAGAGATTTTCAAGACCACAGGAACCAACCCGTCACGGTATCGCCCATCCGTGGAAGCCCTTTACCGCCGCGTTAAAAAACAGAATTACTTGACACCCATCCATTCAGCCATCGATTTGAATAACTTCTTCTCGCTTTTATATGAAGTTCCTATCGGCATTTATGATGCGGATAAATTAGCGGGTGACATCTCGATTAAGATTGGCGAGGGAACAGATGGTTATGACGGTTTGAACGGCCGCTTGAATTCCATGGAAAATATGATTACATCAGCCGATCATGATGGAGCATTCGGAAGTCCATACGTTGATTCAGAACGAACGAAAGTCACCGAAGAGACGAAAAGGGCCATCCAAATCATTTATTTACAACCCAAGACTCCAATCACTGAAGCCCATCAGCTAACGAAATCTTTGATGGACATGTTCCTTGAAATCCACGGTGGTGAAGGGACTTACTCGATTGTAGAAGGATAA
- a CDS encoding ABC transporter ATP-binding protein, translating to MVRLYTENLNIGYGERLIVKDLSVEIPDKKITTIIGSNGCGKSTLLKAITRIIPNQSGMVVLDGMNISKESTKILARKMAILPQTPESASGLTVGELVSYGRFPYQKGFGRLTQKDYDVIDWALEVTGTKDFKFRPVDALSGGQRQRVWIAMALAQETEIIFLDEPTTYLDMAHQLEVLELLQRLNVEQERTIVMVLHDLNQAARFADYIIALKDGEIVKAGDCEEVITHEVLKEVFHIDAVIGRDQRTNKPMCSTYNLLKGDLTTNEKDNDPIYTAVSVNY from the coding sequence ATGGTTCGCCTATATACAGAGAATTTAAATATTGGTTATGGTGAACGTTTGATTGTAAAAGATCTCAGTGTGGAAATTCCAGATAAAAAAATCACAACGATCATAGGTTCAAATGGATGTGGGAAATCCACACTTTTGAAAGCGATCACCCGGATCATTCCAAATCAATCAGGTATGGTTGTTTTAGATGGGATGAATATCTCAAAAGAGAGCACTAAGATCCTTGCAAGAAAAATGGCCATACTTCCGCAGACACCCGAGAGTGCAAGCGGATTGACAGTTGGTGAGCTCGTATCATATGGGCGCTTTCCCTATCAAAAAGGTTTTGGGCGTCTAACCCAAAAAGACTATGATGTGATTGATTGGGCACTTGAAGTGACCGGTACGAAAGACTTTAAGTTCCGTCCGGTGGATGCTCTCTCAGGAGGTCAGCGCCAGCGTGTTTGGATTGCCATGGCCCTTGCCCAGGAAACGGAAATCATCTTCCTTGATGAGCCGACCACCTATTTGGATATGGCGCATCAGCTAGAGGTTTTAGAACTCTTACAGAGGCTGAATGTAGAACAGGAACGTACGATTGTCATGGTTCTTCATGATTTAAACCAAGCTGCTCGCTTTGCCGACTATATCATTGCCTTAAAAGACGGGGAAATAGTCAAAGCGGGAGATTGTGAAGAAGTCATCACTCATGAAGTGTTAAAGGAAGTCTTCCATATTGATGCGGTTATCGGACGAGATCAACGAACGAACAAACCAATGTGCAGTACATACAATTTACTAAAAGGAGATTTGACAACAAATGAAAAAGATAATGATCCCATTTATACTGCTGTTAGTGTTAATTATTAG
- a CDS encoding iron ABC transporter permease — MTNENQRFIPFICKLMIGIAVFIGMFIISMAFGAADVTVRDVWQALTSNATGEKISIIREIRFPREVGAIFVGAALAVSGAIMQGMTRNPLADPGLLGLTAGANAGLAITLAFIPTANNLGIMTACFIGSAVGATMVFGIGAMKKGGFSPLRIVLAGAAVSAFLFAVSEGVGIYFKVSKDVSMWTAGGNIGTSWNQLRVIVPFILIGILISFLFSRQLTILSLSEEVAVGLGQKTTQIKAVLFVVIILLAGAAVALVGNMVFIGLMVPHMVRAIVGTDYRFILPMSAILGATFMLLADTIGRTINSPYETPVVAVVAMIGLPFFLLIVRKGGKAFS; from the coding sequence ATGACTAATGAAAATCAACGTTTCATCCCATTTATATGTAAACTGATGATAGGGATTGCTGTATTCATAGGCATGTTCATTATTTCCATGGCATTTGGTGCGGCTGATGTTACCGTAAGAGATGTCTGGCAAGCACTGACATCAAATGCTACCGGTGAAAAGATTTCAATCATTCGGGAAATCCGGTTCCCTCGTGAAGTGGGGGCAATCTTTGTTGGTGCAGCACTTGCCGTTTCTGGTGCCATCATGCAGGGGATGACTAGGAATCCACTTGCCGATCCGGGGTTGCTTGGATTGACGGCAGGAGCCAATGCGGGTCTGGCCATTACTTTGGCATTTATTCCAACAGCTAATAACTTAGGGATCATGACTGCGTGTTTTATAGGTTCCGCTGTGGGGGCAACCATGGTTTTCGGGATAGGTGCGATGAAAAAGGGAGGATTTTCTCCTTTACGGATCGTATTGGCTGGTGCAGCAGTCTCTGCATTCCTATTTGCCGTTTCGGAAGGTGTCGGGATTTATTTCAAAGTATCAAAAGATGTTTCGATGTGGACTGCAGGCGGGAATATCGGAACATCATGGAATCAGCTTCGTGTAATCGTCCCGTTCATTTTAATAGGCATCCTGATCTCCTTTCTCTTTTCCAGACAGCTCACCATACTTAGCTTAAGTGAAGAGGTGGCGGTAGGATTAGGTCAAAAGACAACACAAATAAAGGCGGTACTCTTCGTAGTCATCATTCTCCTGGCTGGTGCTGCCGTTGCGCTTGTTGGGAATATGGTATTCATCGGGTTAATGGTTCCCCATATGGTTCGGGCTATCGTGGGTACGGATTATCGATTCATCCTGCCTATGTCCGCGATTTTAGGGGCCACTTTCATGTTGCTTGCCGATACGATCGGACGTACTATCAATTCTCCATATGAAACGCCTGTGGTAGCGGTTGTTGCGATGATAGGTTTACCTTTCTTCCTCCTAATCGTGCGTAAAGGAGGTAAAGCATTTTCATGA
- the queG gene encoding tRNA epoxyqueuosine(34) reductase QueG yields MDMNTFKQEVILYSKEIGIDKIGFTSATAFTELKGRLVRQQELDYQSGFEEADIEKRVRPELIFDKPQSIISIALAYPSKLKDAPQSTKGERRGIFCRASWGTDYHTVLRNKLQLLEDFIKDKVPGAVAKSMVDTGELSDRAVAERAGIGWSAKNSMIITPEYGSYVYLGDMITNLPFEPDQPMEDQCGTCNKCVDVCPTGALVQGGQLNSKRCIAFLTQTKGFLPDEFRTKIGNRLYGCDTCQTVCPKNKGMDFHLHEEMEPDPELAKPLLKPLLTISNREFKETYGHVSGSWRGKKPIQRNAILALAHFKDETALPELIQVMKDDPRPVIRGTAAWAVGKIGREQAVSILEEARMKETDEEVLAEIEKGLRFTLETK; encoded by the coding sequence ATGGATATGAATACATTCAAGCAAGAAGTGATTTTATATAGTAAAGAGATCGGCATCGATAAAATCGGGTTTACATCGGCCACGGCGTTTACCGAATTGAAAGGTCGGCTGGTACGTCAACAGGAACTGGATTATCAGTCAGGGTTTGAAGAAGCAGATATAGAAAAAAGAGTCAGGCCTGAATTGATATTCGATAAACCGCAATCCATCATTTCGATTGCGCTTGCGTATCCTTCGAAATTGAAGGATGCTCCGCAAAGTACAAAAGGTGAGCGACGCGGGATTTTTTGTCGGGCTTCGTGGGGAACGGATTACCATACCGTCCTTCGGAATAAATTGCAGTTACTTGAGGATTTCATTAAAGATAAAGTGCCGGGGGCAGTGGCGAAGTCAATGGTTGATACGGGCGAATTATCAGATCGGGCTGTTGCTGAGCGGGCAGGAATTGGCTGGAGTGCAAAAAACAGTATGATCATCACTCCGGAATACGGGTCTTATGTCTACTTGGGAGACATGATCACCAACCTGCCATTTGAACCGGATCAACCGATGGAAGATCAATGCGGGACATGCAATAAATGTGTCGATGTTTGCCCGACAGGTGCGCTCGTTCAGGGTGGTCAGCTGAATTCCAAGCGTTGCATTGCGTTCTTAACGCAGACAAAGGGTTTCCTACCTGATGAGTTCAGGACGAAAATAGGCAATCGTTTGTATGGATGTGATACATGTCAGACCGTATGCCCCAAAAACAAAGGAATGGATTTTCATCTTCATGAAGAGATGGAACCCGACCCCGAGTTAGCGAAACCGCTGTTGAAACCTCTGCTTACGATTTCAAATCGGGAATTCAAAGAGACATACGGCCATGTATCTGGCTCTTGGCGCGGTAAAAAACCAATCCAACGAAATGCCATTTTAGCATTGGCCCACTTCAAAGATGAAACGGCATTGCCTGAATTGATCCAGGTCATGAAGGATGATCCGCGGCCCGTCATACGGGGAACGGCAGCCTGGGCAGTTGGTAAAATTGGTCGGGAGCAGGCCGTTTCCATACTGGAAGAAGCACGAATGAAGGAAACGGATGAAGAGGTACTGGCGGAAATAGAAAAAGGACTTCGGTTTACCTTGGAAACAAAATGA
- a CDS encoding iron-hydroxamate ABC transporter substrate-binding protein codes for MKKIMIPFILLLVLIISACGNEATEKEKSSTSKKEKSGTITYQSENGPVEVPADPKRVVVLSTFAGNVMALDVNLVGVDSWSKMNPNFKELKDVEEVTDENLEKIIELDPDLIIGLSTIKNVDKLSEIAPTVTYTYGKVDYLTQHIEIGKLLNKEKEAQTWVDDFKKRAKATGEDIKAKIGEDTTVSVFEKFDKQFYVFGDNWGRGTEILYQEMKLAMPEKVKEAALKDGYFALSLEVLADYAGDYVILSNNKDEDNSFQQTDTYKNIPAVKNNQLFEANAKEFYFNDPITLEYQLDFFSKSFLGK; via the coding sequence ATGAAAAAGATAATGATCCCATTTATACTGCTGTTAGTGTTAATTATTAGTGCTTGTGGTAACGAGGCAACCGAAAAAGAAAAAAGCTCCACTTCCAAAAAGGAAAAATCAGGAACCATCACTTACCAATCTGAAAATGGCCCTGTTGAAGTTCCGGCAGATCCAAAGCGTGTTGTCGTTCTATCTACTTTCGCAGGTAACGTAATGGCTTTGGATGTTAACCTTGTAGGGGTTGATTCCTGGTCTAAAATGAACCCGAATTTTAAAGAATTAAAAGATGTCGAAGAAGTGACGGACGAAAACCTGGAAAAGATCATCGAGTTGGATCCGGATTTAATCATTGGTTTATCAACGATTAAAAATGTCGATAAGTTAAGTGAAATTGCCCCAACCGTAACATATACATACGGAAAAGTGGACTATTTAACACAGCACATAGAAATTGGTAAGCTTTTGAATAAAGAAAAAGAAGCCCAAACTTGGGTGGATGATTTCAAAAAACGTGCAAAAGCGACCGGTGAAGACATTAAAGCTAAAATCGGTGAAGATACTACCGTTTCGGTATTCGAAAAGTTTGACAAACAGTTCTATGTATTTGGCGATAATTGGGGTCGTGGAACGGAAATCCTTTATCAGGAAATGAAATTGGCCATGCCTGAAAAAGTAAAAGAAGCGGCGTTGAAAGATGGTTACTTCGCTTTATCTTTAGAAGTTCTGGCAGACTATGCTGGTGATTATGTGATTTTGAGTAATAATAAAGATGAGGACAATTCATTCCAACAAACAGATACGTATAAAAACATTCCTGCTGTAAAAAACAATCAACTCTTTGAAGCTAATGCGAAAGAATTCTACTTCAATGATCCTATAACATTAGAATACCAATTAGACTTCTTTTCAAAAAGTTTTCTTGGAAAATAA
- a CDS encoding response regulator, whose amino-acid sequence MRFFITDDDCAIRSNLSQIIENEDLGEVVEEAEDGSLLEGHILNLKQIDILFIDLLMPIRDGIETLRHIKNTFNGKIIMISQVESKELIGEAYSLGIDYYITKPINRIEILTVIRKVMERIHLERSITNIQASLNSVLSFEQPKVAKSNNFNENSIKEVGEFLLSELGIVGENGAKDLMEMLQYLFMYERTFTFKQHFPTLKDIFVEITKKKLGTSAVQADINREIKAAEQRIRRTINQSLNHFASLGLTDFSNPKFENYASKFFDFTVVRQKMKELQNDSTIVLTPTRVNTKKFIQVFFFEAKRLNPDEIIRYR is encoded by the coding sequence ATGCGTTTTTTTATAACAGATGACGATTGTGCTATACGTTCAAACTTAAGCCAAATCATTGAGAACGAAGATTTAGGAGAAGTGGTGGAGGAAGCGGAAGATGGAAGTTTATTAGAAGGACATATTTTGAATTTAAAACAAATTGATATATTATTCATTGATTTATTAATGCCCATTCGAGATGGCATTGAGACTCTCCGTCATATAAAAAATACATTTAACGGAAAAATAATAATGATTTCACAGGTTGAATCCAAGGAGCTAATTGGTGAAGCATACTCGCTCGGAATTGATTATTATATTACTAAACCAATCAATCGTATTGAAATATTAACGGTCATTCGAAAAGTTATGGAACGTATCCATTTGGAAAGATCGATCACTAATATCCAAGCCTCTTTAAATAGTGTATTGAGTTTTGAACAGCCAAAAGTTGCTAAATCAAATAATTTCAATGAGAACAGTATAAAAGAAGTGGGCGAATTTCTTTTATCGGAATTAGGAATCGTTGGAGAAAATGGGGCAAAAGATTTAATGGAAATGCTTCAATATTTATTTATGTATGAACGGACTTTTACTTTTAAACAGCATTTCCCGACCCTTAAAGATATCTTTGTGGAAATCACAAAGAAAAAGCTCGGAACATCAGCTGTGCAGGCTGATATTAATCGTGAAATAAAAGCTGCCGAACAGCGAATACGCAGAACCATCAACCAATCGCTGAATCATTTTGCTTCGCTCGGTTTAACGGATTTTTCAAATCCAAAGTTTGAAAATTACGCTTCTAAATTTTTTGATTTCACAGTCGTTCGCCAAAAGATGAAAGAACTGCAAAATGATTCTACAATAGTTCTTACTCCTACCCGAGTAAATACAAAAAAGTTTATTCAAGTATTCTTTTTCGAAGCGAAACGCTTGAATCCAGATGAAATAATTAGATATAGATAA
- a CDS encoding YbjN domain-containing protein, whose translation MSNVAKFRDFLTSEKIYMNELNEDGTTFFRAEQKLKDGWKVLLVFAFNEDENVADLFCFNVAELKNPDKKQDVHTLLNEYNANFRYSKLYEENGTISIRYSYSIEGDIVPDLAFRKLIMLLETAQQVYPRLMEVIWS comes from the coding sequence ATGTCAAACGTTGCTAAATTTCGTGATTTTTTAACTAGTGAGAAAATCTATATGAATGAGTTGAATGAAGATGGCACCACCTTTTTTAGAGCTGAGCAAAAGTTAAAGGACGGGTGGAAGGTCCTTTTAGTATTTGCATTCAATGAAGATGAAAATGTGGCGGACTTATTTTGCTTTAATGTCGCCGAGTTGAAGAATCCTGATAAGAAGCAGGATGTACATACACTGTTGAATGAATATAATGCTAATTTTAGGTATTCAAAGCTTTATGAAGAAAATGGGACGATTTCCATTAGGTATTCATACTCCATCGAGGGGGATATCGTACCGGATCTCGCGTTCAGGAAGTTAATCATGCTGCTTGAGACGGCACAGCAGGTTTATCCACGGTTAATGGAAGTCATATGGTCATAA
- the nfsA gene encoding oxygen-insensitive NADPH nitroreductase produces the protein MNHIIEKILDHRSIRSFEDKLLSEEQINTIVECAQAASTSSYIQAYSIIGVSDPEKKAKLAELAGPQSYVEKNGHLFVFCADLYRQDMVSEMENTDLTESIESTEKFMVACIDAALAAQNAALAAESMDLGICYIGGIRNNLPEVSEILNIPHRVIPLFALVVGYPKNRSDKKPRLPQSNIYHENGYQEDKQEYIGQLEEYNETISSYYERRTKGKRKDTWTEQMAAMLGKKSRLYMKDYVEKQGFKKH, from the coding sequence TTGAATCATATTATTGAGAAGATTTTAGATCACCGTTCCATTCGTTCTTTTGAGGACAAGCTATTGTCTGAGGAGCAAATCAATACGATTGTGGAATGTGCCCAGGCTGCATCGACTTCAAGTTACATTCAAGCGTATTCAATCATAGGGGTATCAGATCCGGAAAAGAAAGCCAAGCTTGCTGAACTTGCCGGACCACAATCTTATGTAGAGAAGAATGGGCATCTATTCGTCTTTTGTGCTGATTTATATCGTCAGGATATGGTTTCCGAAATGGAAAACACGGACCTGACTGAATCGATTGAAAGTACGGAGAAATTCATGGTTGCCTGTATTGATGCTGCTCTAGCGGCTCAAAATGCAGCGCTGGCCGCAGAATCGATGGATCTTGGCATTTGCTATATCGGCGGGATCCGCAATAATCTCCCGGAAGTGTCAGAGATTTTGAATATACCTCATCGGGTCATTCCGTTATTCGCCCTAGTGGTCGGATATCCGAAAAACCGTTCTGATAAAAAGCCGCGTTTGCCGCAGTCCAATATCTATCATGAAAATGGATATCAGGAGGATAAGCAGGAATACATCGGACAGCTTGAAGAGTATAATGAAACGATCTCGAGTTATTACGAGCGTCGGACTAAAGGTAAACGAAAAGACACCTGGACCGAGCAAATGGCTGCCATGCTTGGAAAGAAAAGCAGGTTATACATGAAAGATTATGTGGAGAAGCAAGGGTTTAAGAAACATTGA
- a CDS encoding NADP-dependent oxidoreductase has protein sequence MTQTKQQIITLANRPKGMPSKGDFNFVESEVPKPKDNEILVRTLYLSVDPYMRGRMQETKSYIAPFELNKVITGGVVAEVIESKSSSFKKGDVVVGNIDWAEYTVVTEKEIRVIDPKVAPVTTHLGILGMTGLTAYFGLLDIGKPQEGETVVVSGAAGAVGSVVGQIAKIKGAKVVGIAGSDEKLEYLTKELGFDSAVNYKKDSFTADLANAVPDGVDVYFDNVGGEVSDAVFTLLNANARIPLCGAISSYNAEGKDLGPRLQSAMIKTSALMKGFTIGNYADRFQEGATDLGKWLQEGKLKYEETIIEGFENVPDAFLGLFKGTNLGKQLVKVAEPEFAKL, from the coding sequence GGGATTTTAACTTTGTTGAGAGTGAAGTTCCCAAACCAAAAGATAATGAGATTTTAGTACGGACGCTATATTTATCCGTCGATCCATACATGCGTGGAAGAATGCAGGAGACCAAATCATATATTGCTCCATTTGAATTGAATAAGGTCATCACGGGTGGCGTTGTTGCTGAAGTTATTGAGTCCAAATCGAGTTCCTTCAAAAAAGGGGATGTCGTTGTTGGGAATATCGACTGGGCAGAATACACAGTTGTCACCGAAAAGGAAATCCGCGTCATTGATCCCAAGGTGGCTCCGGTCACAACTCATTTAGGGATTCTTGGAATGACCGGTTTAACAGCTTACTTTGGATTGCTTGATATCGGTAAGCCACAAGAAGGTGAAACTGTAGTGGTTTCCGGGGCAGCTGGTGCTGTTGGTTCAGTAGTTGGACAAATCGCTAAGATTAAAGGTGCGAAAGTTGTTGGCATCGCAGGCTCAGATGAAAAACTTGAGTACTTAACGAAAGAGCTCGGATTTGATAGTGCCGTAAATTATAAAAAGGATAGTTTTACGGCAGATTTAGCTAATGCTGTTCCTGATGGAGTCGATGTTTATTTCGATAATGTGGGCGGCGAGGTGTCCGATGCTGTTTTCACACTGTTGAATGCGAATGCCCGAATTCCATTATGCGGAGCGATTTCCTCGTATAATGCAGAAGGGAAAGATCTAGGACCGCGTCTGCAATCCGCGATGATCAAAACGAGTGCACTTATGAAAGGTTTCACAATTGGAAATTATGCCGATAGATTCCAAGAGGGTGCGACGGATTTAGGAAAATGGCTCCAAGAAGGAAAGCTGAAGTATGAGGAAACGATTATTGAAGGGTTTGAAAACGTACCAGATGCATTTTTAGGTTTGTTTAAAGGAACGAACCTCGGTAAACAGCTTGTGAAAGTAGCGGAACCTGAATTCGCTAAACTATAA
- a CDS encoding amidase domain-containing protein encodes MNLRNQLQRLLQERVEFYTSDNQERSERKLHLKKDLMRNRAAEIVRVNAAGKVHSKRKEDMDTVLTYHVHLQYLLKQEDSFYIEEEMEEREARFRNGYIVDERELFPTIETEEVPPESDPGADRLAYKYDRMKAVQYAERWWNEFNPAYYKFTDDCTNYISQCLHAGGIPMWGTPNKNKGWWIRGKSWSYTWTTAHSLYHLLKAGNAIRTKQVKTAKELNLGDILCIDFEGDGRFDHNLIVTAKDQDGMPLVNAHTMNSRHRYWTYEDSTRYTPNIVYKFFAILDGR; translated from the coding sequence ATGAACTTGAGGAATCAATTGCAACGCCTTTTACAAGAAAGAGTGGAGTTTTATACTTCCGATAATCAGGAACGGAGTGAAAGGAAGTTACATCTGAAAAAGGATTTGATGAGGAACCGTGCTGCGGAAATTGTTCGGGTGAATGCTGCAGGCAAGGTTCATTCGAAGAGAAAGGAAGACATGGATACTGTCCTGACTTATCATGTGCACCTGCAATATTTATTGAAACAGGAGGATTCATTTTATATAGAAGAAGAAATGGAAGAACGGGAGGCTCGGTTTCGAAATGGGTATATAGTGGATGAACGTGAGCTGTTTCCCACCATTGAAACGGAAGAGGTACCGCCAGAATCTGATCCAGGTGCAGATCGTCTCGCATATAAGTACGATCGGATGAAGGCCGTCCAATATGCCGAGCGTTGGTGGAACGAATTCAATCCGGCTTATTATAAATTCACTGATGATTGTACGAATTACATTTCACAATGTTTACATGCGGGAGGAATCCCGATGTGGGGGACGCCAAACAAAAATAAGGGCTGGTGGATAAGAGGGAAAAGCTGGAGTTACACATGGACGACGGCCCATTCTTTATATCATCTGCTTAAAGCCGGGAATGCCATCAGGACAAAGCAGGTGAAGACGGCCAAGGAATTGAATTTGGGTGATATCCTCTGTATAGATTTCGAAGGGGATGGGCGGTTTGATCATAACTTGATCGTAACGGCGAAGGATCAGGATGGGATGCCGCTTGTGAATGCCCATACGATGAACAGCCGTCACCGGTATTGGACGTATGAAGATTCGACTAGGTATACACCGAATATCGTTTATAAATTCTTTGCGATTTTGGATGGAAGGTGA
- the trmL gene encoding tRNA (uridine(34)/cytosine(34)/5-carboxymethylaminomethyluridine(34)-2'-O)-methyltransferase TrmL — MSIHVVLYQPQIPANTGNIARTCAGTDTSLHLIRPLGFSTDDKQLKRAGLDYWENVKIHYYDSLEEFYEKNAGGEFYYLTKFGEQPHSSFDYSDQDSEIYFIFGRETTGLPKELIQENMDRCLRIPMTDKVRSLNLSNTAAILVYEALRQQNYRELDLKTKD, encoded by the coding sequence GTGTCAATACATGTAGTTTTATATCAACCACAGATTCCAGCAAATACAGGCAATATCGCAAGAACATGTGCAGGGACGGATACGTCTTTACATCTCATTCGTCCGCTCGGTTTCTCAACGGATGACAAACAGCTCAAAAGGGCCGGTCTCGATTACTGGGAGAATGTAAAGATCCATTATTATGATTCGTTGGAAGAGTTCTATGAAAAGAATGCCGGCGGTGAATTTTATTACTTAACGAAATTCGGGGAGCAGCCGCATTCCAGCTTCGATTACAGTGATCAAGACAGTGAGATATACTTCATTTTTGGCCGTGAAACGACAGGGCTCCCGAAAGAGCTAATCCAGGAAAATATGGATAGGTGCCTAAGGATTCCAATGACGGATAAAGTACGTTCCCTTAATCTTTCGAACACGGCTGCCATCTTGGTTTATGAAGCATTGAGACAGCAAAATTACCGTGAATTGGATTTGAAAACAAAAGATTGA